A stretch of Triticum aestivum cultivar Chinese Spring chromosome 1D, IWGSC CS RefSeq v2.1, whole genome shotgun sequence DNA encodes these proteins:
- the LOC123162296 gene encoding putative 12-oxophytodienoate reductase 5: MEPIPLLTPYKMGQFDLAHRVVLAPLTRQRSYGNVPQSHAAVYYSQRATAGGLLIAEATGVSDTAQGYNDTPGIWTAEHVEAWKPIVAAVHQKGALFFCQIWHCGRVSTFELQPGGTAPLSSTEKGVGPQMSFDGRLEEFAPPRRLTVEEIPAIVDDFRKAARNAIDAGFDGVEIHGANGYIIEQFLKDSANDRIDEYGGSLENRCRFALEVVDAVVKEVGGHRVGIRLSPFTDYMDCHDSDPHSLALYLSTKLNDHGILYIHMIEPRMAIVDGRRVVPKRLLPYREVFKGTFIANGGYDREEGGKVVTEGYTDLVAFGRLFLANPDLPKRFEVGAELNKYDRMTFYTSDPVVGYTDYPFLE, encoded by the exons ATGGAGCCCATCCCTCTTCTCACGCCGTACAAGATGGGCCAGTTCGACCTCGCCCACAG GGTGGTTCTGGCGCCGCTGACGAGACAGCGCTCCTACGGCAACGTGCCGCAGTCACATGCCGCCGTGTACTACTCCCAGCGCGCCACCGCCGGCGGCCTGCTCATCGCCGAGGCCACAGGGGTCTCCGACACGGCGCAGGGCTACAACGACACCCCGGGGATCTGGACGGCGGAGCACGTCGAGGCGTGGAAGCCCATCGTCGCTGCTGTGCACCAGAAAGGCGCGCTGTTCTTCTGCCAGATCTGGCACTGTGGCCGGGTGTCCACGTTCGAGCTGCAGCCAGGCGGCACCGCACCACTGTCGAGCACAGAGAAGGGGGTCGGCCCGCAGATGAGCTTCGACGGCCGGCTAGAGGAGTTCGCGCCTCCGAGGAGGCTGACGGTGGAGGAGATACCTGCCATCGTCGACGACTTCAGGAAGGCCGCCAGGAACGCCATCGACGCCG GTTTCGACGGTGTGGAGATCCATGGCGCTAACGGGTACATCATCGAGCAATTCCTCAAAGATAGTGCCAACGACCGCATAGACGAGTATGGTGGTAGCCTCGAAAACCGGTGTCGTTTCGCTCTCGAGGTGGTTGATGCTGTTGTCAAGGAGGTCGGCGGCCACCGTGTGGGCATCCGCCTCTCCCCATTCACCGACTATATGGACTGCCACGACTCTGATCCCCACTCCCTTGCACTTTACTTGTCCACCAAACTCAACGACCACGGCATCCTCTACATCCACATGATCGAGCCGAGGATGGCCATTGTGGACGGACGAAGAGTGGTGCCGAAGCGGCTGCTGCCGTACAGAGAGGTGTTCAAAGGGACCTTCATCGCAAATGGTGGATACGACCGTGAAGAAGGGGGCAAGGTGGTCACCGAGGGGTACACTGACTTGGTGGCCTTCGGGCGGTTATTCCTGGCGAATCCCGACCTGCCAAAGCGGTTCGAGGTCGGCGCGGAGCTGAACAAGTATGACAGGATGACCTTCTACACGTCCGACCCCGTCGTCGGCTACACCGACTACCCATTCCTCGAGTAA